Genomic window (uncultured Fusobacterium sp.):
TTACATTTTCAAACTGAGCACTCTCAAGGAAAATTGATACGAATAATTAAAGGAGGAGTTTTAGATATAGCAGTTGATTTAAGAAGAAATAGTGAAACTTTTGGAAAAAGTATAAAGGTAGAATTAACAGAGGAAAATAAGAGAATGCTATATATTCCTAAAAACTTTGCACATGGTTTTTTAACTATAACAGAAGAGGCTGAGTGTTTGTATAAATGTAATGATTATTACTATCCAGAATGTGAATCAGGAATTATCTGGAATGACAGTGAATTAAATATAGATTGGAATTTAAAAAAATATAATTTAAAAAAGGAAGATCTAATTTTTTCAGAAAAAGATAAAAGGCACCAATCTTTTAAAGAATATAAGGAGAAATTATGATTTTAATAACAGGAGCTAAAGGGCAACTAGGTTATGATTTTCAGAGATTATTTGATGAGATAGATGAAAAGTATATAGCAACAGATAGAGATGATTTAGACATTACAGATATAGAAAAGGTAAGAGAGTTTGTAAAAGATAAAAATATAACTCTTATTATAAATTGTGCTGCTTATAATAATGTTGATAAAGCTGAAGAGGAACCAGAAATTTGTAAAAAGCTAAATACTTATGCTCCAAGAGATTTAGCAATAGTAGCAAAGGAAATAGGAGCTGATTATATAACTTATTCAACAGATTTTGTATTTGATGGAAAGAAAAAAGCTCCATATACAGAAGAAGATATTCCTAACCCTCTATCAGTTTATGGAAGAAGTAAATATGAGGGAGAAAAGGAAGTATTTAAAGTAAAACTAGATAGTTTTGTAGTAAGAACTTCTTGGGTATTTGGAATAGCTAATAATAATTTTAATAAACAAGTAATTAATTGGAGTAAAAGTAAAGATGAACTATCAATAGTTGATGATCAAATCTCATCCCCAACATATTCAAAAGATTTGGCTTATTACAGTTGGGAGCTAATTAAAACTAAAAAATATGGATTGTATCATCTATCAAATGATGGTGAGGCTAGTAAATATGATCAAGGTAAATATGTTTTAGAAAAAATAGGTTGGCAAGGAAAAGTAAATAGAGCTAAGACAAAGGATTTTAATTTGAAAGCTAAAAGGGCAGAGTATACAAAATTAGATAGTTCAAAATTAGAAAAAGTGATAGATAAAAAGATACCTTCATGGGAAAATGGAATTGATAGATTTTTAGAAGAGATGGAGTAGAAAAAATCTATAAAATAAACTAAAATAGGGACTTTGTTAATTATAAAATATGTGTAAATTATTCCAAAATATGATATAATTATCAATATTGAAAGAGCAGAGGAGATGAAAAAGTGGGAAGAATAATATATTTCACTGGTGGTTCTCGAAGTGGTAAAAGTAGTCATGCAGAAAAATATATTTTTGATAGAGGATATAAGGATAGAATATATTTAGCTACTGCTATTGTTTTTGATGATGAGATGAGAGCAAGAGTAAGAAAGCATAGGGAGCAAAGAGGAGAGAATTGGACAACAGTAGAGGGATATAAAAATGTAGTGGAATTGGTAAAACCTCATATGAAAAAAGGTGGAGTGATTTTATTAGATTGCCTCACAAATATGGTAACTAATCTTATGATAATGGAAAAAGAGTATGATTGGGATAATATGCCAGATTCTCAACTGACTTTAATAGAAAATGGGATAAAAAAAGAGGTTGAAGAGTTTTTAGACTTTATAAAAACTCAAGATCAAGATTTAGTAATTGTTTCTAATGAGATAGGAATGGGAGTTGTTCCAGCTTACCCTTTAGGAAGATATTTTAGAGATATATGTGGACGTATGAATCAAATTGCAGCAGCTAAAGCAGATGAGGCATATTTACTAGTATCGGGACTAAAAATGCAATTAAAATAGATAAGATTTTAGGAGGATTTAATGAAAGGGTTAATTTTACTTTTTAGATTTATGACTAGACTTCCTATAGGATTTGATCCTAAATTTGATTCTGATGAATTGGGAAAAGGTATGAGATTTTTTCCAGTAGTTGGAATGGTAATAGGTTTAGTTCTTTTTGCAGCTTTTTGGCTATTAGGTTATGTTATCTATTCACCAATGGTAATGGCAGTTCTTTTAGTGATAATTGAAGTTGTATTAACTGGAGGACTTCACCTTGATGGGTTGGCAGATACATTTGATGGAATATTTAGTTATAGAAGTAAGCAAAAAATGTTAGATATAATGAAAGATTCAAGACTTGGTACAAATGGTGGGCTTGTTCTTATTCTTTATTTCTTTTTGAAAGTGGCACTATTAGTAGAAGCATCAAATAGTTCACCAGTAATTATGCCTATAATGCTTTTACTATCACCAGTTATAGCAAGACTTAATAGTGTTGTAAACTGTGGATCAGCACCTTATGCAAGAGCTACTGGAATGGGAAAAACATTTGTTGATCATACTGATGGATTAGCTGTATTAATAGCTACAATTATAACTGCAATCTTTGTAGGGGGAGCAGCTTATCTATTTGCAATTCCATATGAAATTTTGATAGTTATTCCAGTTGTTATGATTTTAGGATATCTATTTGCTAAGCTTATGACTAGAAAAATAGGTGGAATAACAGGGGATACTTTAGGGGCAGTTGTTGAAATATCTGAGATAATTGCAATGTTAGGTATGTATATTTTAGCTAGATAGGTGATAATATTGGGAAAACTAATATTAGTTAGACATGGACAAACTCAAATGAATGTTGATGGAATATTCTTTGGGAAGTTAGATCCAAGTTTAAATGAAATAGGAAAAGAGCAGTGTAAAAAGACAAGAGAGTTACTAAAAAATAGATATAAATATGATTTTATCTATTCAAGTGATTTAAAAAGAGCAGCAGAAACTGCTGAGATTGTAAATTATTTAGATCTTCCTATAAAGTTAGATAAGAAATTGGAAGAGATAGATTTTGGAATATTTGAGGGGTTAAGTTATAAAGAGATTTTAGAAAAGTATCCAGCAGAGGCTAAAAAAAGTCAAGAGGAGTGGAAAACTTTTGATTATATTACTGGTGAAAGCCTTGAAGTATTACAAAGGAGAGCAGTTGAATTTGTAGAGAGTTTAGATAAAACAAAGGATAATTTAGTAGTTACTCATTGGGGAGTGATTAACTGCATATTGAGCTGGTATTTTTCAGATAAGTTAGAAAGTTATTGGAAGTATAGTATGGAAAATGGTGGAATCTGTGTGATTGAATTTGCAGAGGATTTTCCAATATTAAAAGGACTAAATATAGGGTGATAAAAAGATGGAAAGACTAAAAAAATTTTTAAGTGAGATAACAGGAGCAGATCAAGAAGCTATAAAACTTGCTCAAGAAGAGTTAGATAGAAAGATGAAACCTCAAGGAAGTTTGGGAACTTTAGAGGAGATAGCAATAAAATTAGCTGGTATAAGTGGTTATCCTGTAAAAAGAGTACCTAATAGATGCCATATTGTAGCAGCAGCAGATAATGGAATAGTAGCTCAAGGGGTTGCATCATGTCCATTGGAATATACACGTTTAGTATCAGAAGCTATGCTAAATAGAATAGCTGCAATAGGATTATTAACAAAAAAATTAGGAATAGACTTTAACCTTATAGATATTGGAATTAAGGATACAGTGCCTAGGGATTATCCAAACCTATACAGAAAACCTATTATGTTGGGAACAAAAGATTTTTATGTAGAACCTGCAATGTCTCAAGAGGAGTGTTTAAAAGCTATCTTTGTTGGAATTGAGATGATAGAGAGTAAAAAAGATTTTGATATATTCTCAAATGGAGAGATGGGAATAGGAAATACTTCAACAAGTTCAGCTATTTTATATTCATTTACTAAAGGAAATATTGATAGAATTGTTGGAAGAGGTTCAGGGCTTACAGATGATGCTTTAAATAAAAAGAAAAGAGTAATAATGGAAGCTTGTGAAAAATATGATACTTTCAATATGAACCCAGTTGATGTATTAGCTCATGTTGGAGGATTAGATATTGCTTGTATGGTGGGAATGTATCTAGGAGCTGCAAGATATAAAAAGCCTATGTTGATAGATGGATTTATATCAAGTGTAGCTGCTTTAGTTGCTTGTAAAATAGAACCAAAGGTAAAAGATTATATAATAGCTACTCATATGAGTGAAGAGCCAGGAATGGAGCTAGTTCTTGAACAGCTAGGGCTAAAAGCTTTCTTCAATATGGGTATGAGATTAGGAGAGGGAACAGGAGCAGTATTGGCTTATCCAATAGTTGATTGTGCTATTGAGATTATAAATGGTATGAAAACACCAGCAGCAGTATATGATATGTTCTATTAAGAGTGATTGCCTATGTTAAAAAATTTAGGGGAAGGGCATCGTGAAAGACTTAGAAAAAGATATATAAAAAGTGGTTTAGAAGGATTTAATGATTATGAAGTTTTAGAACTTTTACTTACATACTCTATTGCTAGAAAAGATGTAAAACCAATAGCAAAAGAGTTAATAGAAAAGTTTGGAACAATAGATGAGATTGCTAAAAGTGATGTAAAATCTCTTTTAGAAGTAGATGGAATTGGAGAGGGAAGTGCAGTATTTCTTAAACTTATAGGAGATATAGCACTGATTTTATACAGAGAGAAGATAGAGGAAAAGATATTTTAACAATAAAGAGTAAAAATAGCCTTTTATCATATTTAAGAGGAGAGATTGGGTATTCACCAAGAGAGGAGTTTAAAATTTTATTTTTAGATTCTTCAAATAAATTGATAGCAAGTGAAACTCTTTTTTATGGAACAATAGATAAAAGTGCAATATATCCAAGAGAGATAGTGGAAAGGGTAATAAAAAATAGAGCTAAATCAGTTATATTTGCTCATAATCACCCTTCAGGAAGTATATCTCCATCAAAAAAGGATATAGAACTTACTCAATATATGTATGATAGTTTAAAACTATTAGAGATTAGACTATTAGATCATATAATAATAACAAAAAACTCCTACTTTAGTTTTTTAGAGGAAGGATTGATTGAATACTAGGAGGAAAAATGGAAGAAAATATAAAAGAGCAGGAGAATAAGGTTGTAGAAACACCAACTCCTGAAAAAAAAGAGTACAACGTACTTGGAGTTATGTTTGAAATAACTAAAAAGAGATATTATTTTGAAGTTATAGATAATACAGAGTATAAAAAAGGTGACAAGGTAATTGTTGATACAGTTAGAGGAAAAGAGGTAGGAGTAGTTTATGGTGAGCCTAGAATGCTTCCTGAAAAAGAGCTTGTATTACCTTTAAAACCTGTTATTAAAAAAGCTGATGAAGATGAGATAAAAAGATATAATGAATTAAAAGAAGAATCAGCAAAAGCTAATAAACTTTGTAAAGAGAGAATAATTCATCATAAACTTCCAATGAAACTTGTTGGAACAGAATATACTTTTGATAGAAGTAAGTTAATATTCTATTTTACAGCTGAAGGAAGAATAGACTTTAGAGATCTAGTAAAAGATTTGGCAAACATATTTAAATTAAGAATAGAGTTAAGACAGATAGGTGTAAGAGATGAGGCTAGAATCCTTGGGACAATAGGTATCTGTGGAAAAGAGCTTTGTTGTAGAACATTTATCAATAAATTTGATTCTGTATCTATTAAGATGGCAAGAGATCAAGGGTTAGTTATAAACCCAGCTAAGATTTCAGGAGTATGCGGAAGACTACTTTGTTGTATAAACTATGAGTATGCTCAATATGAAGAGGTATTGAGACACTATCCAGCTGTAAATCAGTTGGTAAAAACTCCTAAGGGAGAGGGAAAAGTAATTAGTATAAGTCCTCTAAATGGATATCTTTTTGTAGATGTTGCAACAATAGGTATGATGAGATTTGAAATTGGAGAGGTCAAATTTAATAAGAAAGAAGCTAATAAATTGAAAAATGAAAAAACTCAAGAAGAGTTAGAACATAAGGAGCTTGAAAAGGAATAAAATGTTAGTCAATGAAGATATTACAACGCTTAATAATGGCTACAAGCTCATTCAAAAAAAAGATGGATTTAGATTTTCTGTAGATGCTGTTATATTGTCAGATTTCTTTTCTCCTACTAAAAAAGGAAAGATATTGGATATAGGTTGTGGAAATGGAATTATTCCTATTCTCCTATATTCAAAGGGAAAGGGAGAGGATATAACAGGGGTAGAGATACAAGAGGAAAATTGTGAACTAGCTTTAAAGAATGTAAAATTAAATAATTTAGAAGAGTATATAAAAATTGAAAATGATGATGTGAAGGAGTATCCTAAGGGGAATACTTTTGACTATATAATTTCTAATCCACCCTACATGGAAGTTGATGGGAAAAAACAAAATATTCTAAGTTGTAAATCAATAGCTAGACATGAGCTGACATTAAATCTTTATGATTTAATAAGAAATGCTAAGAGGTTGCTAAAACCTGTGGGAAGCATTACTTTAGTTCATAGAAGTTATAGATTCACTGATATATCAAGAATTCTTGAAGACTGTGGCTTTTCTCTGAAGAGAGTGAGATTTGTTTACTATTCTAAGGATAGAAATTCAAACCTTGTTCTAGTTGAAGCATTTAAAGGAAAAAAATGCAAACTAGAGATAGAACCACCGCTTTTCTTAGAGGAGTGTGGTTATTAAAGAGAGAAGTTAAAATTTTAATGAATTTTTGAAAATAATATATTAAAAAAGGAGAATATTTTTAGAGGTGTCAAATGGAACTTTTGAAATTTTTACAAGAAAATGATTTAGAAGGATTTAAAGAAAACTTAGATATGGATAGTATTGAAGAGATTGATGAAGAGAAAAATACAATACTTCATCACTGTGTAGAGAAGGGAGCATATGATTTTGTAGATGCTTTAGTATATAATGGTGCTGATCCAAATGTAAAAAACAGATATGGAGAAACTCCAGTACATATAGCAGCAAGAAATGATATGGATGAGATAATGGAGCTTTTACTTGAATTTGGTGGAGATGTAACAATAAAAAATAATCACCAAAGATCTGCACTTAACCTTGCTACAACTTTAAAATCAAAAAAAGTTTTAAGAGTGATAGAAAATAGTGGAATGGATTATTCAGCTATTGTAGGGAGAGAGAAAATAACACATCATAGAAGATTTGAAGAAGAATATTAATATTTTAAAAGGGATTGTAAAAAAGCAATCCCTTTTATATTTAAACTTGTTTTTTAGTAAAAAATAGAGTATATAAATTAATAGAGAGGGTTGAGGTGAGAAATTGGAGTATAAAAGTATTAATTGGAATAGAGAAAATTATTTGCAATTTATAGAGAAATTAAAAAGTTTAAAAGATGAAAAATATTTAGAGTTTCATAAGAAATTGGTAATTACTAATAATAAAATTATAGGAGTAAGATCACCTGTAGTAAAAGAGATTGCAAAAAATATAGCAAAGGGAGATTGGAGAAAATTTATTGAACAAGATATTGTAGGATATTATGAAGAAATAGCAATAAGAGGGTTGGTAATAGGATATATAAAAGAGGATAAAAACATTGTGAAAGATGAAATTGAAAGATTTTTACCTCTTATAGATAATTGGGGAATATGTGATGGTTTTGTAGCTAATCTAAAAATTATAAAAAAGAATAGAGAATATTTCTTTGATTATTTAAAAAAGTTTATAAAAACAGAGGAAGAGTATAAAGTTAGATTTGTATTAGTAACATTTTTAAGTCACTATATGGAAAAAGAATATATAGAAGAAATTATACAATTATGTTCTCAAGTCAAGAATAAAAATTATTATATAAAAATGGCTCAAGCATGGTTAATATCTATTTTATTTGTAAAATTTCCAGAGAGAACTTTAGAATTTTTAAAAGATAATAGTTTAGATCTTTGGGTACATAATAAGGGAATCCAGAAAATAAGAGAATCAATAAGAGTTACAAAAGAGGATAAAGAGTTGATAAAAACTTTAAAAAAATAAAAGAGGTGGATTATGTTTAATAAATTGGATATGGAGAAATGGGAGAGAAGGGAGTATTTTTTCTACTATAAAAATTTGATAAAAGCTAAGTATAATTTAAATATAGATATGGATATTACAGATCTATTAAAGAGGGTAAAAGAGAAAGAAATTAAGTTTTATCCAGCTATGATATATGCAGTTATAAGAGGGGTAAATGAAAACAGAGAATTTAGAATAAGTTATGATAAAGATGGAAATTTAGGTTATTGGAATATTTGCCACCCATCTTATACAATTTTTCACGATGATGATAAAACTTTTTCAGATATTTGGAGCGAATATTCAGAGGATTTTTCTATTTTTTATAAAAATGTAACTGATGATATGGAAAAATATAAAGATGTGAAAGGGATAAAAAGTAAAGAAGGAAAACCAGATAATTTTTGTCCGATTTCAGCAATTCCTTGGTTAAGCTTTACTGGATATAGTAATGATACTTATAGTGAATCAAACATGTTTTTTCCAGTGATAGCTTTTGGAAAATATTATGAAAAAGATGGAAAAGTTTTACTTCCATTTTCTGTATTTGTAAATCATGCTGTGGCAGATGGATATCATACTTGTAAACTTATAAATGATATACAAGATATTATTAAAAGAGTAGATGAGTGGTTGTAAAAAATTATATGAAAAAGGCTATTGTAGTTGTTTAACAATAGCCTTTTTATTTTTTATAAAAATGTAATGATTAAATTATAGAATAAAGGATTATCTGTTTTTTATACAAAGAACATTATAAATACCATCTATTACATGTGTTCCTTCAATCTCATGCTCAAAACCTGGGAATGATTTATCCCATAGAGAAAGAGAGTTTAAGTATTTAATAAATGGACTATTTTTATCACCAAAATTTTCTCCAGACATAAGCATAGGGATTCCAGGTGGGTATGGAATTACAGAGTTAGCAGCAATTCTACCTTCAAGTTTAGTTGCTGGAACAAGATCAACATTGTTATCAACTATATTATTATATGCTTCTCTTGGTAACATATCAACTTTTGGTAAAATAGAGTAAGCTTCATTAAGAACAGCTCCAGGATTATTTTCTTTTAAGTATTTAAACATCTTATCTCCTAAATCATGAAGTCCAATATTTTCATATTCTTGAGGATAAGAAAGCACTAAATCTGGGAATATATCTTTAATAGGAGTATTATTATCATAGTGTTTTTTAAATGATAATAACATATTTACAAGAGTAGTCCATTTTCCTTCAGTTATTCCCATTGCAAATATAAACATAACTTGGAAATCAGTTGTTCTAGTAGGAATAATTCCAAATTTTTCAAGGTAAGCAGAAACAAGAGCAGCAGGTACTCCATTTTCAGCTAACTCTCCATTATCTTCCATTCCTGGAGCTAGAATGCTTACTTTTATAGGATCTAGCATAGCCCAATTTTCAGGTAAGTTTTTAAATCCATGCCATTTATCTTCTGGATGCATTACCCAACAATCTTGTTCTTCAATTAATAATTCTTTTGGTGCTTTTTCAAAATTATATACTTTTTTAGTTTTAGGATCAGTTACTTTTTCAGCATTCCAAGGTTTAAAGAACCAATCTCCTTTAGAAGTATACTCTTTATATAGTTTTCCAATTTCTTGACGGAACTCAACAGCTTCTTTTATAACCTCTTTAACAAGAGATTTACCAGCATTTCCTTCCATCATAGCAGCACCAATATCATTAGATACAGCAAGAGCATATAGAGGAGAAGTTGTAGCATGCATCATATATGATTGGTTAAATCTATCTAAATCAATAGGCTTTTTACCATTTCTTACATGGATAAATGATGCTTGAGATAGAGCATTTAAAAGTTTATGTGTAGATTGAGTAGCAAAGATTGTAGCTCCATCTTTTCTGTGATCTTCAGGTTTTCCTCTCATAGCAAAGTGATCTTTATATATTTCATAGAATCTAGCATATCCATACCAAGCTTCATCTAAGTGTAAATAATCAACTGAAGAAGATAAGATCTCTTCTATTTTTTCTGTATTATAGAGAACCCCATCATATGTACAGTTAGTAACAACTGCATATTTAGGATTTATTTTCGCCATCTCTTTCATAGTTTCTGGAAGAATAGGTCCTATGATACCATATCTATTTCTTGTAGGAGTCATATATACTGGTTTAGCTCCTGTGATAATAAGTCCTTGTTCTATTGATTTGTGACAGTTTCTATCTATTAAAGCAGTGTCTTTATCAGTAAGACAACCTTGAATTACAGTTCTATTTGAACCAGAAGTTCCAACTAACACATTAAAACTCATATCTGCTCCAAAAATTCTAGCTATATTTTTTTCTGAATCATAGAAAGCTCCTGTATGATCTAGTAATGATCCAATAGCAGTTCTTTCAATTCCTAAGTCTGTTCTAAATAGATTTTCTCCATAGAAATCAAAGAATTTTTTACCAATAGCAGTTTTTAAGAAACCAACACCACCTTGATGTCCAGGAACTGCCCAAGAATATTCAGCAGTTTTATTGTAATTAAATACTGCTTTTGCAAGTGGTGGAAGTAGAGAATCCCTATATAGTTTAATTTCTTCAGATATTCTCTCACCAATAAAATCTATATCATCTTGTAAAATCCAAAGGTATTCATTAATACTATTTAAAACTTCTGAGTTTAATGTGGGTGTAGTATCAGTTTTTTCAGCTAATAAAAAAACTGGAACCCCCTCTTGTCTTTCATGAAGAGTAGCAATTAAATTAACTAGCTCATTTTCTTTTTCTAAAGATGTTTGTTTTAAATTCCAGTCAACAAGTAAACAATCAATTCCTTTATTAATTGAAATTTCTTCAAGAGCCTCTTGAAAATTTCTTACTTGAATAATATTTACTCCTCTTTCTGTTAAATCATCTTTTAAAAGATTAACTCTTTTAGCTACAGGTGATTTTTCATCTGAAAAGCCATTTTTAATGATAAGTACATTATACTTTGTTCCTTCTAAACTTTTCATTTTGATTCCTCCTATAAAAATAATATAAAACATATATGTGTAACTAAAAATTGTTTACATAATCATTTTACACTAAAAAAATATATTTCCTTTTTAAAAAAAGAAAAAAGGAAAAAAAAGATTCCTTAGAATAGTGTCAATATATGATAACAATCTAAAAACAAATTAAGTAAAAGGAGGAAAAATATGTCAAGTAGCACAGAAACAAAAAAACTTGGAGTTCTTTCATTAGCAGGATTAGTTATTAGTGCTATGATAGGAGGTGGAATATATAATCTGCCTCAAAATATGGCACAAGGAGCTTCAGCAGGAGCAGTAGGAATAGCATGGATCATTACAGGAATTGGAATGTATTTTTTAACTAATACCTTTAGAGTTTTGTCAACAGTAAGACCAGATGCAAAATCAGGAATATATATGTATGCTAGATTGGGATTTGGAAAATTGACAGGGTTCTTAATGGCATGGGGATACTGGCTATCTTCAATTTTTGCCAATGTAGGTTATGCTATACTTCTTATGGATTCATTAAACTACTTTTTCCCACCACACTTTAAAGGTGGAAATAATCTACCATCAGTTATAGGTGGATCTATTCTTATTTGGTTGATGTATTTTATGATAATGGCAGGGGTTAAACAAGCTGCTAGTATAAATATTATAGGAACAATAGCAAAATTAGTTCCAATAGCTGTATTTATTATAGCAAGCTTATTTGTATTTAAGTTCTCAATGTTTGATACAAACTTTTGGGGACATGAAACAATAAAAGCTATTCATGATACAAA
Coding sequences:
- the rfbC gene encoding dTDP-4-dehydrorhamnose 3,5-epimerase yields the protein MGKLKKIETEIEGVYIIEPTIFGDERGFFFESYNKKDFQEIGILDEFVQDNHSKSRKGVLRGLHFQTEHSQGKLIRIIKGGVLDIAVDLRRNSETFGKSIKVELTEENKRMLYIPKNFAHGFLTITEEAECLYKCNDYYYPECESGIIWNDSELNIDWNLKKYNLKKEDLIFSEKDKRHQSFKEYKEKL
- the rfbD gene encoding dTDP-4-dehydrorhamnose reductase, with the protein product MILITGAKGQLGYDFQRLFDEIDEKYIATDRDDLDITDIEKVREFVKDKNITLIINCAAYNNVDKAEEEPEICKKLNTYAPRDLAIVAKEIGADYITYSTDFVFDGKKKAPYTEEDIPNPLSVYGRSKYEGEKEVFKVKLDSFVVRTSWVFGIANNNFNKQVINWSKSKDELSIVDDQISSPTYSKDLAYYSWELIKTKKYGLYHLSNDGEASKYDQGKYVLEKIGWQGKVNRAKTKDFNLKAKRAEYTKLDSSKLEKVIDKKIPSWENGIDRFLEEME
- the cobU gene encoding bifunctional adenosylcobinamide kinase/adenosylcobinamide-phosphate guanylyltransferase yields the protein MGRIIYFTGGSRSGKSSHAEKYIFDRGYKDRIYLATAIVFDDEMRARVRKHREQRGENWTTVEGYKNVVELVKPHMKKGGVILLDCLTNMVTNLMIMEKEYDWDNMPDSQLTLIENGIKKEVEEFLDFIKTQDQDLVIVSNEIGMGVVPAYPLGRYFRDICGRMNQIAAAKADEAYLLVSGLKMQLK
- the cobS gene encoding adenosylcobinamide-GDP ribazoletransferase produces the protein MKGLILLFRFMTRLPIGFDPKFDSDELGKGMRFFPVVGMVIGLVLFAAFWLLGYVIYSPMVMAVLLVIIEVVLTGGLHLDGLADTFDGIFSYRSKQKMLDIMKDSRLGTNGGLVLILYFFLKVALLVEASNSSPVIMPIMLLLSPVIARLNSVVNCGSAPYARATGMGKTFVDHTDGLAVLIATIITAIFVGGAAYLFAIPYEILIVIPVVMILGYLFAKLMTRKIGGITGDTLGAVVEISEIIAMLGMYILAR
- a CDS encoding histidine phosphatase family protein, which codes for MGKLILVRHGQTQMNVDGIFFGKLDPSLNEIGKEQCKKTRELLKNRYKYDFIYSSDLKRAAETAEIVNYLDLPIKLDKKLEEIDFGIFEGLSYKEILEKYPAEAKKSQEEWKTFDYITGESLEVLQRRAVEFVESLDKTKDNLVVTHWGVINCILSWYFSDKLESYWKYSMENGGICVIEFAEDFPILKGLNIG
- the cobT gene encoding nicotinate-nucleotide--dimethylbenzimidazole phosphoribosyltransferase; the encoded protein is MERLKKFLSEITGADQEAIKLAQEELDRKMKPQGSLGTLEEIAIKLAGISGYPVKRVPNRCHIVAAADNGIVAQGVASCPLEYTRLVSEAMLNRIAAIGLLTKKLGIDFNLIDIGIKDTVPRDYPNLYRKPIMLGTKDFYVEPAMSQEECLKAIFVGIEMIESKKDFDIFSNGEMGIGNTSTSSAILYSFTKGNIDRIVGRGSGLTDDALNKKKRVIMEACEKYDTFNMNPVDVLAHVGGLDIACMVGMYLGAARYKKPMLIDGFISSVAALVACKIEPKVKDYIIATHMSEEPGMELVLEQLGLKAFFNMGMRLGEGTGAVLAYPIVDCAIEIINGMKTPAAVYDMFY
- a CDS encoding stage 0 sporulation family protein — translated: MEENIKEQENKVVETPTPEKKEYNVLGVMFEITKKRYYFEVIDNTEYKKGDKVIVDTVRGKEVGVVYGEPRMLPEKELVLPLKPVIKKADEDEIKRYNELKEESAKANKLCKERIIHHKLPMKLVGTEYTFDRSKLIFYFTAEGRIDFRDLVKDLANIFKLRIELRQIGVRDEARILGTIGICGKELCCRTFINKFDSVSIKMARDQGLVINPAKISGVCGRLLCCINYEYAQYEEVLRHYPAVNQLVKTPKGEGKVISISPLNGYLFVDVATIGMMRFEIGEVKFNKKEANKLKNEKTQEELEHKELEKE
- a CDS encoding tRNA1(Val) (adenine(37)-N6)-methyltransferase — its product is MLVNEDITTLNNGYKLIQKKDGFRFSVDAVILSDFFSPTKKGKILDIGCGNGIIPILLYSKGKGEDITGVEIQEENCELALKNVKLNNLEEYIKIENDDVKEYPKGNTFDYIISNPPYMEVDGKKQNILSCKSIARHELTLNLYDLIRNAKRLLKPVGSITLVHRSYRFTDISRILEDCGFSLKRVRFVYYSKDRNSNLVLVEAFKGKKCKLEIEPPLFLEECGY
- a CDS encoding ankyrin repeat domain-containing protein; the encoded protein is MELLKFLQENDLEGFKENLDMDSIEEIDEEKNTILHHCVEKGAYDFVDALVYNGADPNVKNRYGETPVHIAARNDMDEIMELLLEFGGDVTIKNNHQRSALNLATTLKSKKVLRVIENSGMDYSAIVGREKITHHRRFEEEY
- a CDS encoding DNA alkylation repair protein yields the protein MEYKSINWNRENYLQFIEKLKSLKDEKYLEFHKKLVITNNKIIGVRSPVVKEIAKNIAKGDWRKFIEQDIVGYYEEIAIRGLVIGYIKEDKNIVKDEIERFLPLIDNWGICDGFVANLKIIKKNREYFFDYLKKFIKTEEEYKVRFVLVTFLSHYMEKEYIEEIIQLCSQVKNKNYYIKMAQAWLISILFVKFPERTLEFLKDNSLDLWVHNKGIQKIRESIRVTKEDKELIKTLKK
- a CDS encoding chloramphenicol acetyltransferase, whose product is MFNKLDMEKWERREYFFYYKNLIKAKYNLNIDMDITDLLKRVKEKEIKFYPAMIYAVIRGVNENREFRISYDKDGNLGYWNICHPSYTIFHDDDKTFSDIWSEYSEDFSIFYKNVTDDMEKYKDVKGIKSKEGKPDNFCPISAIPWLSFTGYSNDTYSESNMFFPVIAFGKYYEKDGKVLLPFSVFVNHAVADGYHTCKLINDIQDIIKRVDEWL
- the adiA gene encoding arginine decarboxylase; the encoded protein is MKSLEGTKYNVLIIKNGFSDEKSPVAKRVNLLKDDLTERGVNIIQVRNFQEALEEISINKGIDCLLVDWNLKQTSLEKENELVNLIATLHERQEGVPVFLLAEKTDTTPTLNSEVLNSINEYLWILQDDIDFIGERISEEIKLYRDSLLPPLAKAVFNYNKTAEYSWAVPGHQGGVGFLKTAIGKKFFDFYGENLFRTDLGIERTAIGSLLDHTGAFYDSEKNIARIFGADMSFNVLVGTSGSNRTVIQGCLTDKDTALIDRNCHKSIEQGLIITGAKPVYMTPTRNRYGIIGPILPETMKEMAKINPKYAVVTNCTYDGVLYNTEKIEEILSSSVDYLHLDEAWYGYARFYEIYKDHFAMRGKPEDHRKDGATIFATQSTHKLLNALSQASFIHVRNGKKPIDLDRFNQSYMMHATTSPLYALAVSNDIGAAMMEGNAGKSLVKEVIKEAVEFRQEIGKLYKEYTSKGDWFFKPWNAEKVTDPKTKKVYNFEKAPKELLIEEQDCWVMHPEDKWHGFKNLPENWAMLDPIKVSILAPGMEDNGELAENGVPAALVSAYLEKFGIIPTRTTDFQVMFIFAMGITEGKWTTLVNMLLSFKKHYDNNTPIKDIFPDLVLSYPQEYENIGLHDLGDKMFKYLKENNPGAVLNEAYSILPKVDMLPREAYNNIVDNNVDLVPATKLEGRIAANSVIPYPPGIPMLMSGENFGDKNSPFIKYLNSLSLWDKSFPGFEHEIEGTHVIDGIYNVLCIKNR